Proteins encoded together in one Halalkaliarchaeum sp. AArc-CO window:
- a CDS encoding tRNA(Ile)(2)-agmatinylcytidine synthase, whose amino-acid sequence MCTTYLAARLEERIEAAGGEVRRQLLVRLNPAVPHKTRGNAALALHADVDPDLALELVREELSGLAIADDPRTSPGAVVADVEPAAIPEDVATFARNALREFHDLSEAIDLIERRGWEQEAFGGGTPAATGADDVVGRGRIGALAAVGAWRAFDDWTTEHVAYREFDRCGTPREVDVDSVFDAADWGYPTVWDTVDRAEGEAVCVPNAPGPILYGIRGDDPDACRAVADRIDAEPVERTATFLTNQGTDAHLAPGEIGSLRDGAGYRVEGTVASPPETRRGGHVFFELARPRDSGMETPPTVTCAAFEPTKRFRERVRALRSGDQITACGEHTDGTLKLEKFAVRELVETERVNPTCPDCGRSMSSAGQNQGYRCRDCGTAAERKRPKPIDRALDVGWYEVPPCARRHVAKPLVRGGFDANVHPER is encoded by the coding sequence ATGTGTACGACCTACCTCGCGGCACGGCTCGAAGAGCGCATCGAGGCGGCCGGCGGCGAGGTCCGGCGGCAGCTACTGGTCCGGCTCAACCCGGCAGTCCCACACAAAACCCGGGGAAACGCGGCGCTCGCGCTGCACGCCGACGTCGATCCCGACCTGGCGCTGGAGCTGGTTCGCGAGGAGCTGTCCGGGCTGGCAATTGCGGACGATCCACGAACGTCCCCGGGAGCGGTCGTGGCCGACGTCGAGCCGGCTGCGATCCCGGAAGACGTCGCAACGTTCGCCCGGAACGCGTTGCGGGAGTTTCACGACCTCTCGGAGGCGATCGACCTGATCGAGCGACGCGGCTGGGAACAGGAGGCGTTCGGCGGAGGAACGCCAGCGGCGACCGGAGCCGACGACGTCGTGGGACGGGGACGCATCGGCGCGCTGGCGGCGGTCGGCGCCTGGCGGGCGTTCGACGACTGGACGACGGAACACGTCGCCTACCGGGAGTTCGACCGGTGTGGCACGCCCCGGGAGGTCGACGTCGACAGCGTCTTCGACGCCGCCGACTGGGGCTACCCGACCGTCTGGGACACCGTCGACCGGGCGGAAGGGGAGGCGGTTTGCGTCCCGAACGCGCCGGGACCGATCCTCTATGGCATCCGAGGGGACGATCCCGACGCCTGCCGAGCGGTCGCCGATCGGATCGACGCCGAGCCCGTCGAACGGACGGCGACGTTTCTGACCAACCAGGGGACCGACGCCCACCTCGCGCCCGGGGAGATCGGATCGCTCCGGGACGGGGCGGGCTACCGGGTCGAGGGAACCGTCGCGAGCCCGCCGGAGACGCGTCGCGGGGGACACGTGTTCTTCGAACTCGCCCGTCCCAGGGATTCCGGGATGGAGACCCCCCCGACCGTCACCTGTGCGGCCTTCGAGCCGACGAAACGGTTCCGGGAGCGCGTCCGGGCGCTCCGGTCCGGGGATCAGATCACCGCCTGTGGGGAGCACACCGACGGCACACTCAAGCTCGAGAAGTTCGCCGTCAGGGAACTGGTCGAAACCGAGCGGGTCAACCCGACCTGCCCCGACTGTGGCCGGTCGATGTCCTCCGCCGGACAAAACCAGGGGTACCGGTGTCGGGACTGCGGGACCGCCGCCGAACGGAAACGGCCGAAACCGATCGATCGAGCGCTGGACGTGGGTTGGTACGAGGTGCCGCCGTGTGCCCGGCGCCACGTCGCGAAACCCCTCGTCAGGGGCGGGTTCGACGCGAACGTCCACCCCGAACGATAG
- a CDS encoding polyprenyl synthetase family protein: MTERLEARSARIERSLERTLSSPHADVEFDSIRDRWPSGYVRGQLFLALVDAVGTDVADPFPAAVSLELSYLQALVHGRILEDVSPTGRTAREDDRAILSGDYLQARAFERLGRLDAPAPLVTRCFSVLTRASIRTHEGQFEARQFSGDTSPADAGVVRFDHTAPAVLGGAAARLAGVLGELDEATLSSLEEGGAAFGWTLATEAITGNAAIARPRESLDRIIGGIVDSCQTAAAPGLHRNLRRIADSVCEERDPVTPSGRP; this comes from the coding sequence ATGACCGAGCGGCTCGAGGCCCGGAGCGCCCGGATCGAGCGGTCCCTGGAGCGGACGCTTTCCAGCCCTCACGCCGACGTCGAGTTCGACTCGATCCGCGACCGGTGGCCATCCGGATACGTCCGCGGACAGCTGTTTCTGGCGCTCGTCGACGCGGTCGGGACCGACGTCGCCGATCCGTTTCCCGCCGCCGTGTCGCTGGAACTGTCGTATCTCCAGGCGCTCGTTCACGGACGGATCTTGGAGGACGTGTCGCCGACCGGCCGAACGGCCCGGGAGGACGACCGCGCGATCCTCTCGGGGGATTACCTCCAGGCGCGGGCGTTCGAACGACTCGGTCGACTCGACGCGCCGGCCCCGCTGGTCACCCGGTGTTTCTCGGTGCTGACTCGCGCGAGTATCCGCACCCACGAAGGCCAGTTCGAAGCGCGACAGTTCAGTGGGGACACGTCCCCGGCGGACGCCGGGGTCGTCAGGTTCGACCACACTGCGCCGGCGGTCCTCGGCGGGGCCGCCGCGCGGCTCGCGGGCGTCCTGGGGGAGCTCGATGAGGCGACGCTGTCCAGTCTCGAGGAGGGCGGCGCCGCCTTTGGCTGGACGCTCGCTACGGAGGCGATCACGGGGAACGCGGCCATCGCCCGTCCGCGGGAGTCGCTCGACCGGATCATCGGCGGGATCGTCGATAGCTGTCAGACGGCGGCCGCCCCCGGATTACACCGGAATCTCCGCCGGATCGCAGACAGCGTCTGTGAGGAACGCGATCCCGTCACACCCAGCGGCCGACCGTAG
- a CDS encoding MMPL family transporter gives MSRGRWDYQPALDTVNHWITERPRAVILAFLLVTGLFAGGLANIQFDAGTDAFTDDVPEQQALDRVDQEFEPAFDDDETTTQLLQRGENVLSRDGVLRMLELQYRIERNPDMRVVEATSPARGVAQVLDPNAETLEAQIYAVEGATEAEVRAAARTLVEENPAITRSLSDDFNEREMHASATIGVVTHQIPEGGDDTEREIQRQVESTADGVGGDVIVFGGGIFDAEFEAALVDSLSIMVPAVGLLILLFLIVAYRDPVDLILGLVSLFMAVIWTFGFTGIAGIPFNQMMVAVPPLLLAVGIDFGIHAVNRYREERIAGEGIHDGMTAASNQLLVAFFIVTGTTAIGFGANMASDLGPIQEFGFVASVGIAFTFLIFGVFMPAAKVFLDDLREGTRFPEFSNEPLGSEESTLGKILPLGAVAGRKAPIAMLLLLLVATAGMGVLATDVETRFDDEDFLPYEEMPVYIDVIPEPLGPGEYTVTEAVNFLGDNFETGEDDEVTVYAEGPLRQPYALESIHRAGADPPPTFVADGDRAVARSVVTVMQEYAEEDPEFAALLAENDVSGNGVPDRNLEEIYEALLSSPVREEALNYVSEDLDATRVIYSVEADAGQEPVTRDARDVAGDYRLDATATGNIVVFQALTELILESAIVSLAIALGVTGIFLVVVYDLLEGRASLGVANLVPIVVTVVFLAGSMPLLDIPFNALTATILSITIGIGVAYSVHITHRFIDEYNRGPDAYAALLTTLRGTGGGITGSMITTAGGVGSLLLAVSPMLGQFGLLMSVSVIYSYLAALIVLPPTLIVWERRFG, from the coding sequence ATGAGTCGCGGCCGGTGGGACTACCAGCCGGCGCTGGATACGGTCAACCACTGGATCACCGAGCGTCCCCGGGCAGTGATTCTGGCGTTTCTCCTCGTCACTGGGCTGTTTGCCGGCGGGCTGGCGAACATCCAGTTCGACGCCGGCACCGACGCCTTCACCGATGACGTCCCCGAACAGCAGGCGCTCGACCGGGTCGACCAGGAGTTCGAACCCGCCTTCGACGACGACGAGACGACGACGCAACTCCTCCAGCGGGGCGAGAACGTCCTCTCGCGGGACGGGGTGCTCCGAATGCTCGAGTTGCAGTACCGCATCGAGCGGAACCCCGACATGCGGGTCGTGGAGGCGACCAGCCCCGCACGGGGGGTCGCGCAGGTGCTTGATCCGAACGCAGAAACCCTGGAAGCACAGATCTACGCCGTCGAGGGGGCCACCGAAGCGGAGGTCCGGGCGGCCGCCCGAACCCTGGTCGAGGAGAACCCGGCGATCACCCGGTCGCTGTCGGACGACTTCAACGAGCGGGAGATGCACGCCTCCGCGACGATCGGCGTGGTCACCCACCAGATCCCGGAGGGGGGAGACGACACCGAACGGGAGATCCAGCGACAGGTCGAGTCGACCGCCGACGGAGTCGGCGGTGACGTGATCGTCTTCGGTGGCGGCATCTTCGATGCGGAGTTCGAGGCCGCGCTCGTCGACTCGCTTTCGATCATGGTACCTGCTGTCGGATTGCTCATTTTGCTTTTCCTGATCGTCGCGTACCGCGATCCGGTCGATCTCATTCTCGGGCTCGTCTCGCTTTTCATGGCGGTCATCTGGACGTTCGGCTTCACCGGGATTGCGGGGATTCCGTTCAACCAGATGATGGTCGCGGTGCCGCCGCTGTTGCTCGCGGTCGGGATCGACTTCGGCATCCACGCGGTCAACCGCTACCGCGAGGAGCGGATCGCCGGCGAGGGGATTCACGACGGGATGACCGCAGCGTCCAACCAGCTGCTGGTCGCCTTCTTCATCGTCACCGGCACCACCGCGATCGGCTTCGGCGCCAACATGGCGAGCGACCTGGGGCCGATCCAGGAGTTCGGCTTCGTCGCAAGCGTCGGGATCGCCTTCACGTTCCTCATCTTCGGGGTGTTTATGCCCGCAGCGAAGGTGTTCCTGGACGACCTCCGCGAGGGGACCCGGTTCCCGGAGTTCAGCAACGAACCGCTGGGCTCCGAGGAGTCGACGCTGGGGAAGATCCTGCCGCTCGGGGCAGTCGCGGGACGGAAGGCACCGATCGCGATGCTGCTTCTGTTGCTCGTCGCCACCGCCGGGATGGGCGTCCTCGCGACCGACGTCGAGACCCGGTTCGACGACGAGGACTTCCTGCCGTACGAGGAGATGCCCGTCTACATCGACGTCATCCCCGAGCCGCTCGGTCCCGGGGAGTACACGGTCACGGAGGCGGTCAACTTCCTCGGGGACAACTTCGAAACCGGCGAGGACGACGAGGTGACGGTGTACGCGGAGGGGCCCCTGCGGCAGCCGTACGCGCTCGAGTCCATCCACCGGGCCGGCGCGGACCCCCCACCGACGTTCGTGGCCGACGGCGACCGGGCGGTCGCACGCAGCGTCGTCACCGTCATGCAGGAGTACGCCGAGGAGGATCCGGAGTTTGCGGCGCTGCTTGCGGAAAACGACGTCAGCGGGAACGGCGTTCCCGACCGGAACCTCGAGGAGATCTACGAGGCGCTGTTGTCCTCGCCCGTCCGCGAGGAGGCGCTCAACTACGTCTCCGAGGACCTCGATGCGACCCGGGTGATCTACTCGGTGGAGGCGGACGCCGGCCAGGAGCCGGTCACCCGCGACGCCCGCGACGTCGCCGGCGACTACCGGCTCGACGCGACCGCGACCGGAAACATCGTCGTCTTCCAGGCGCTGACCGAGCTCATCCTCGAGTCGGCGATCGTGAGTCTCGCGATCGCGCTCGGTGTGACCGGGATCTTCCTGGTCGTCGTCTACGACCTGCTGGAAGGTCGGGCGTCGCTTGGGGTCGCGAACCTGGTTCCGATCGTCGTCACGGTGGTGTTTCTCGCGGGATCGATGCCGCTTTTAGACATTCCCTTCAACGCGCTCACGGCGACAATTCTCTCGATCACGATCGGCATCGGCGTCGCCTACTCGGTCCACATCACCCACCGGTTCATCGACGAGTACAACCGGGGGCCGGACGCCTACGCCGCGCTGTTGACGACGCTTCGAGGGACCGGCGGCGGCATCACCGGCAGCATGATCACTACCGCCGGCGGGGTCGGATCGCTGCTGCTCGCGGTCAGTCCGATGCTCGGGCAGTTCGGCCTGTTGATGTCGGTGAGCGTGATCTACTCGTATCTGGCTGCGCTGATCGTGTTGCCGCCGACGCTGATCGTCTGGGAGCGCCGATTCGGGTGA
- a CDS encoding threonine synthase produces the protein MSGDHAPESDTGTPTPRPLSCPACGQSYPDRWRCDCGSPLRFDWQPTGLGSDPPDPATFDARDGLWSFADLLAVGDDPTDRISLGEGLTPLVDADRRSSRTDQPAWNATFKLEYVFPTGSFKDRGATTTLTRARELGVDRIVEDSSGNAGAAIATYAARAGMDAEIYVPAAATESKLRAIERAGATAVRVEGSRGEVTDACIEAVESGDAWYASHAYNPAFFEGTATVAYEIALQRDWTVPDAVVVPLGHGTLFLGAYLGFERLREAGWIDRLPRLLGAQAAGVAPVVRQRHGEAAAAPGDGEHNDAADGIQIADPAQLEWIREAIEETNGDAIAVSRSATERELDRLHAAGFYTEPTCAVAPAALREYRSRGVLAPDDDVVVPLTGSGLKK, from the coding sequence ATGAGTGGTGACCACGCCCCGGAATCCGACACCGGAACGCCGACACCGAGACCGCTCAGCTGCCCCGCCTGCGGACAGAGCTATCCGGACCGGTGGCGGTGTGACTGTGGATCCCCGCTCCGGTTCGACTGGCAACCGACCGGCCTCGGGAGCGACCCGCCGGATCCGGCGACGTTCGACGCCCGGGACGGACTGTGGAGCTTCGCCGACCTCCTTGCAGTCGGTGACGATCCGACAGACCGGATCAGCCTCGGGGAGGGACTGACGCCGCTCGTGGACGCCGATCGTCGATCCTCCCGAACTGACCAGCCCGCGTGGAACGCCACGTTCAAGCTGGAGTACGTCTTCCCGACGGGTTCGTTCAAGGACCGGGGCGCAACGACGACGCTGACCCGGGCCCGAGAGCTGGGTGTCGACCGGATCGTCGAGGACTCCTCGGGCAACGCCGGCGCCGCGATCGCGACGTACGCCGCCCGTGCCGGGATGGACGCCGAGATCTACGTTCCAGCCGCGGCCACGGAGTCGAAGCTCCGCGCGATCGAGCGCGCCGGCGCGACGGCGGTTCGGGTGGAAGGCAGCCGGGGCGAGGTCACCGACGCCTGTATCGAGGCAGTCGAATCGGGCGACGCCTGGTACGCGAGCCACGCCTACAACCCGGCCTTCTTCGAAGGGACCGCGACGGTCGCCTACGAGATCGCCCTCCAGCGAGACTGGACCGTTCCCGACGCCGTTGTCGTTCCGCTGGGCCACGGGACGCTGTTTCTGGGCGCGTATCTGGGGTTCGAACGGCTCCGGGAGGCGGGCTGGATCGATCGTCTCCCGCGACTGCTGGGCGCGCAGGCTGCCGGCGTCGCACCGGTGGTCCGACAGCGTCACGGCGAGGCGGCCGCCGCGCCGGGCGATGGTGAACACAACGACGCCGCCGACGGCATCCAGATCGCCGATCCGGCCCAGTTGGAGTGGATCCGCGAGGCGATTGAGGAGACGAACGGCGACGCGATCGCGGTCTCGCGATCGGCAACCGAACGGGAACTCGACCGGCTCCACGCCGCGGGCTTTTACACCGAGCCGACGTGTGCCGTCGCACCCGCGGCGCTGCGGGAGTACCGGAGCCGCGGCGTCCTGGCGCCCGACGACGACGTGGTCGTGCCGCTGACTGGCAGCGGGCTGAAAAAGTGA
- a CDS encoding GntG family PLP-dependent aldolase → MIDLRSDTVTTPSDRMREAARDADVGDDVYRGDPTVNELERRAADLVGTEAALYVPSGTMGNQIAIRVHTDRGEELLLEQESHIHRWEVAGAAQLSAVQSRLVDAGDRCVPTPEQVREAYVEESLHRPGTGLLCLENTHNYRGGIAVPKAHVDAAAEAAGELGVPVHLDGARLFNASVALDTPADELVENVDSVMFCLSKGLGAPVGSMLAGPEEFVEQARRIRKLFGGGMRQAGVIAAPGLVALENVDRLATDHENARLLAAGIDEIEGLCAPEPETNIVVVDSSELGTTAEKLVAACEDAGVGAGAFDEYTTRLCTHLDVSRADVKEAVDRIESVVESLDG, encoded by the coding sequence ATGATCGATCTCCGTTCTGACACGGTCACGACACCCTCGGATCGGATGCGCGAGGCGGCCCGCGACGCCGACGTCGGAGACGACGTCTATCGGGGTGACCCCACGGTGAACGAACTCGAGCGGCGCGCGGCCGACCTCGTCGGCACCGAGGCGGCGCTGTACGTCCCGTCGGGAACGATGGGCAACCAGATCGCGATCCGGGTCCACACCGACCGCGGCGAGGAACTCCTCCTCGAACAGGAGTCACATATCCACCGCTGGGAGGTCGCCGGTGCCGCGCAACTGTCGGCAGTCCAGTCCCGGCTGGTCGACGCCGGCGATCGGTGCGTTCCCACGCCCGAGCAGGTGCGGGAGGCGTACGTCGAAGAGAGCCTCCACCGGCCCGGGACCGGGCTGCTGTGTCTGGAGAACACACACAACTACCGGGGCGGGATCGCCGTCCCGAAAGCGCACGTCGACGCCGCTGCAGAGGCCGCCGGCGAGCTTGGGGTTCCGGTCCACCTCGACGGCGCACGGCTGTTCAACGCGAGCGTCGCCCTCGACACGCCGGCCGACGAACTGGTCGAGAACGTCGATTCGGTGATGTTTTGCCTCTCGAAAGGGCTCGGCGCACCGGTGGGCTCGATGCTCGCCGGCCCCGAGGAGTTCGTCGAACAGGCACGCCGGATCCGCAAGCTGTTCGGCGGAGGGATGCGTCAGGCGGGCGTGATCGCCGCACCCGGGCTGGTCGCACTCGAGAACGTCGATCGGCTCGCCACCGACCACGAGAACGCCCGCCTGCTCGCGGCCGGGATCGACGAGATCGAGGGGCTTTGCGCCCCCGAACCCGAGACGAACATCGTCGTCGTCGACTCGAGCGAACTGGGGACGACCGCCGAAAAGCTGGTCGCCGCCTGCGAGGACGCTGGCGTCGGTGCCGGCGCATTCGACGAGTACACCACCCGGCTTTGCACGCATCTGGACGTCTCCCGGGCGGACGTAAAGGAGGCGGTCGACCGCATCGAATCGGTCGTCGAGTCGCTCGACGGGTGA
- a CDS encoding glutathione S-transferase N-terminal domain-containing protein — MTELVLYELQGCPYCAMVREKLAELELDYESRTVPRVHHERTEVQERSGQTGVPVLVDEANGVEGMSESTRIIEYLEETYGETVEETYGETVEETYGETS; from the coding sequence ATGACGGAACTCGTCCTTTATGAACTGCAGGGTTGTCCCTACTGTGCGATGGTCCGCGAGAAACTCGCGGAGCTGGAGCTCGACTACGAATCCAGAACCGTCCCCCGTGTACACCACGAGCGGACGGAGGTGCAGGAACGCAGCGGCCAGACCGGCGTCCCGGTGCTCGTCGACGAGGCGAACGGCGTCGAGGGGATGTCGGAAAGCACGCGGATCATCGAGTACCTCGAGGAGACGTACGGCGAGACGGTCGAGGAGACGTACGGCGAGACGGTCGAGGAGACGTACGGCGAGACGTCCTGA
- a CDS encoding helix-turn-helix domain-containing protein: protein MADGREGTESRIDGEDATLRDLGLSSYEERAYRALLALGSATASEISEASGVPTGRIYDALGGLTSHGAVRTQDGSHPTVYAAVEPEVVVDRLLEVRTRELRDRLERYKAQRAELLADLREIEVPEDEFWTAVMGPEESMELLLERIDTAESSVTLVADTVSSQFELDELGPRILETLFGAYRREVDISILLSESVFAQISRELGRGDGLDHRPFDWSLFELRASDDLHGNFTLIDDAEICIAIPNPAAPDDLFGMVNFRDRHFAARADATFERAWEDARRITSLSEPREE from the coding sequence ATGGCTGACGGACGCGAGGGGACGGAAAGCCGGATCGACGGGGAAGACGCGACGCTTCGAGATCTCGGTCTATCCAGCTACGAGGAGCGGGCCTACCGGGCGTTGCTCGCGCTGGGATCCGCCACAGCCAGCGAGATCTCCGAGGCGAGCGGGGTCCCGACGGGGCGAATCTACGACGCCCTGGGCGGGCTGACGTCCCACGGTGCAGTCCGAACACAGGACGGCAGCCATCCGACCGTCTACGCCGCAGTCGAACCGGAGGTGGTCGTCGACAGGTTACTCGAGGTTCGGACCCGGGAACTGCGCGACCGTCTCGAACGGTACAAGGCACAGCGGGCGGAACTGCTCGCGGATCTCCGCGAGATCGAAGTGCCCGAAGACGAGTTCTGGACGGCAGTGATGGGCCCGGAGGAGTCGATGGAGCTGTTGCTCGAACGCATCGACACCGCCGAATCGTCAGTGACGCTCGTGGCCGACACCGTGAGCTCTCAGTTCGAACTCGACGAACTCGGTCCCCGGATCCTGGAGACCCTGTTCGGCGCCTACAGGCGCGAGGTCGACATCTCGATTTTGCTTTCAGAGTCCGTGTTTGCACAGATCAGCCGCGAGCTGGGCAGGGGGGACGGGCTCGACCACCGACCGTTCGACTGGTCGCTGTTCGAACTCCGGGCGAGCGACGATCTCCACGGCAACTTCACGCTGATCGACGACGCCGAGATCTGCATCGCGATCCCGAATCCGGCAGCACCCGACGATCTGTTCGGGATGGTGAACTTCCGGGACCGCCACTTCGCGGCCCGGGCGGACGCGACGTTCGAGCGCGCCTGGGAGGACGCAAGGCGGATCACCTCGCTTTCGGAACCTCGCGAGGAGTGA
- a CDS encoding transcriptional regulator produces the protein MSRMALVENVVAMLEDAGFLVSDRCAVRPKSFDIAARRGEDLLLLKILGNVDALDAGTGEEMRRLGQYLEATPILLGLRTRNEELKPGVVYFRHGVPVIHPDTAYDLFVEKVPPLIYAAPGGLYVSIDGDVLADEREQRGWSLGKLANELGVSRRTVSKYEDGMNASIEVAAELEDLFDRPFSNPVDVLEGADEVRDAEPTPEAPEADPDDHHVVAVLSRAGFTVHPTQRAPFKAVGEDVAEQRMRVLTGHSEFTKSAEKRARLMSSIGRVTRTQSVYFTESDARKESVDGTALVSCEELAGMDDPEEIREVIRERGTEPGEA, from the coding sequence ATGTCACGGATGGCGCTCGTCGAGAACGTGGTCGCCATGCTCGAGGACGCCGGGTTCCTCGTCAGCGACCGGTGTGCCGTCCGTCCGAAGAGTTTCGATATCGCTGCGCGGCGGGGGGAGGACCTCCTGCTTTTGAAGATCCTGGGCAACGTCGACGCGCTGGACGCCGGCACCGGCGAGGAGATGCGGCGGCTCGGGCAGTACCTCGAGGCGACCCCGATCCTGCTCGGGCTCCGGACCCGAAACGAGGAGCTGAAACCGGGCGTGGTGTATTTCAGACACGGGGTACCGGTCATTCACCCGGACACCGCCTACGACCTGTTCGTCGAGAAGGTCCCGCCACTCATCTACGCGGCGCCGGGTGGGCTGTACGTCAGCATCGACGGCGACGTGCTCGCGGACGAACGGGAACAGCGCGGCTGGTCGCTGGGGAAGCTCGCCAACGAGCTCGGCGTCTCCCGGCGCACGGTGTCGAAGTACGAGGACGGGATGAACGCCTCCATCGAGGTCGCCGCCGAACTGGAGGACCTGTTCGACAGACCGTTCTCGAACCCGGTGGACGTGCTCGAAGGGGCCGACGAGGTCCGCGACGCCGAGCCGACGCCCGAGGCCCCGGAAGCGGATCCGGACGACCACCACGTGGTCGCAGTGCTGTCCCGCGCCGGCTTCACCGTCCACCCGACGCAGCGGGCGCCGTTCAAGGCGGTCGGCGAGGACGTCGCCGAACAGCGGATGCGGGTGCTCACGGGTCACTCGGAGTTCACCAAAAGCGCCGAGAAGCGCGCCCGGCTGATGTCTTCGATCGGCCGAGTCACCCGAACGCAGTCGGTGTACTTCACGGAGTCGGACGCCCGCAAGGAGTCCGTCGACGGAACGGCGCTGGTCTCGTGTGAGGAGCTCGCCGGCATGGACGACCCCGAGGAGATTCGGGAGGTCATCCGCGAGCGGGGCACGGAACCGGGCGAGGCCTGA
- a CDS encoding succinylglutamate desuccinylase/aspartoacylase family protein gives MTISLGTASAAPGELDTGRLAVGEARDGSPVRLPVCVVNGASDGKTLYVQAVSDGDELNGLGVLTRVVPQLDPSSMSGAVLVVGIVNHYGFQVAKHRNPIDDTKLNRTYPGDEHGSTSERIAAATFDAAKDADLIVDLHQGSTSRMINEVRVRCGRRHRMHADCLHLAKVFGCGHVFDQKGPDGQLARVGPDEGIPTIDPELGGSVGWDETSVQKGVEGLFNVLQYYGFIDGNADLNPQTRARGFDQYGSPVGGLVHFRKDLGDRVAAGDVLFRVTGPFGEEKTRVTAESDGIFWRSRRLPQVATGEYVCSVGTDVDEY, from the coding sequence ATGACGATCAGCCTCGGTACCGCAAGCGCGGCACCCGGCGAACTCGACACCGGCCGCCTCGCGGTCGGAGAGGCGCGGGACGGGAGTCCGGTTCGGCTCCCGGTCTGTGTGGTAAACGGCGCCTCCGACGGGAAGACGCTGTACGTGCAGGCCGTAAGCGACGGTGACGAGCTCAACGGTCTCGGCGTGTTGACGCGGGTCGTGCCGCAGCTCGACCCCTCGTCGATGTCCGGAGCGGTTCTCGTGGTCGGGATCGTGAACCACTACGGGTTCCAGGTCGCAAAACACCGCAACCCGATCGACGACACGAAGCTGAACCGGACCTACCCCGGCGACGAACACGGCTCGACGAGCGAACGCATCGCCGCTGCGACGTTCGACGCCGCGAAGGACGCGGATCTCATCGTCGACCTCCACCAGGGATCGACCAGTCGCATGATAAACGAGGTTCGGGTTCGCTGTGGTCGGCGTCACCGGATGCACGCCGACTGTCTCCACCTCGCGAAGGTGTTCGGCTGCGGCCACGTCTTCGACCAGAAGGGACCGGACGGACAGCTCGCGCGTGTCGGCCCCGACGAGGGGATCCCGACGATCGATCCCGAACTGGGCGGGAGCGTCGGCTGGGACGAAACCTCCGTCCAGAAGGGGGTCGAGGGGCTGTTCAACGTGTTGCAGTACTACGGCTTCATCGACGGGAACGCCGATCTGAATCCCCAGACCCGCGCCAGGGGCTTCGACCAGTACGGTTCGCCGGTCGGGGGGCTCGTTCACTTCCGAAAGGACCTCGGTGACAGAGTAGCCGCCGGCGACGTGCTGTTCCGCGTGACCGGCCCGTTCGGGGAGGAGAAAACCCGGGTGACCGCCGAAAGCGACGGGATCTTCTGGCGGAGTCGTCGCCTGCCGCAGGTCGCGACCGGCGAGTACGTCTGTTCCGTGGGGACGGACGTCGACGAGTACTGA